A genomic region of Dactylococcopsis salina PCC 8305 contains the following coding sequences:
- a CDS encoding MFS transporter, with translation MKLSEQEQTQTNNPTQTPAEEKTQGFLPVLKNYRFLTLWSGQIFSQLADKVYLVLMISIIASHFQRPDQTISGWVSAIMIAFTIPAILFGSLAGVYVDRWSKKLVLVGTNLVRGLLVWSVPFLLYLTEDLTPWFNLPVGFWCLLMITFLVSTLTQFFAPAEQTAIPLLVKRNNLLPANSLYTTTMMASVIIGFAVGEPLLQLTETFAQWLGLTWEFSKEIVVGSGYAIAGLVLIPLNPKETVQTEKERPHVFQDIWDGIQYLRQNYRVRNAMIQLIILFCIFAALAVLAVRLAETLPNLESDQFGFILAVAGVGMAIGAAFLGNWGESLSRSQLGLWGSFGMGSALVGLAFFTANLGLAFALTILLGFFASLVGIPMQTTIQEETPESKRGKVFGLQNNAVNIALSLPLALASVAETVFGLEAVLLGLAASAIVGGLLTWCIAHTGENN, from the coding sequence ATGAAACTATCAGAACAAGAACAAACTCAAACCAATAATCCAACCCAAACCCCTGCAGAAGAAAAGACACAGGGGTTTCTTCCCGTGTTGAAAAATTACCGTTTTTTAACCCTTTGGAGTGGTCAAATTTTCTCCCAACTTGCAGATAAAGTGTATCTTGTCTTAATGATTAGTATCATTGCGAGTCACTTTCAACGTCCTGATCAAACCATTAGCGGTTGGGTATCGGCAATTATGATCGCCTTTACCATTCCTGCGATTCTGTTTGGATCATTAGCTGGGGTATATGTCGATCGATGGTCGAAAAAACTGGTTCTAGTCGGAACAAATCTCGTGCGCGGCTTATTAGTGTGGTCAGTTCCCTTCTTGCTGTATCTCACCGAAGATTTAACCCCTTGGTTTAACCTTCCTGTGGGTTTCTGGTGTCTCTTGATGATCACATTTCTCGTCTCTACCTTGACTCAATTTTTCGCTCCCGCCGAACAAACCGCAATCCCCTTATTAGTCAAACGCAATAACTTACTCCCCGCCAATTCTCTTTACACAACCACCATGATGGCTTCTGTGATTATCGGATTTGCTGTGGGAGAGCCTTTATTACAATTAACCGAAACCTTTGCTCAATGGCTAGGATTAACCTGGGAGTTTAGTAAAGAAATTGTGGTTGGTAGCGGTTACGCGATCGCCGGTTTAGTCTTAATTCCCTTGAATCCCAAAGAAACGGTACAAACGGAAAAAGAGAGACCCCACGTTTTTCAAGATATTTGGGATGGGATTCAGTATTTGCGCCAAAATTACCGCGTTCGTAATGCCATGATCCAGTTGATTATTTTATTCTGTATCTTTGCCGCTTTAGCCGTGTTAGCGGTTCGTTTAGCGGAAACCCTTCCCAACTTAGAATCCGACCAGTTTGGCTTTATTTTAGCCGTTGCTGGGGTCGGAATGGCGATCGGAGCGGCTTTCCTCGGTAACTGGGGAGAAAGCCTCTCACGCTCACAACTCGGCTTATGGGGGTCATTCGGTATGGGTAGCGCTTTAGTGGGATTAGCGTTTTTTACCGCAAATTTAGGTTTAGCATTTGCACTGACCATTTTATTAGGCTTTTTTGCCTCCTTAGTGGGGATTCCCATGCAAACCACAATCCAAGAAGAAACTCCAGAAAGCAAGCGGGGTAAAGTGTTTGGCTTACAGAATAATGCGGTGAATATTGCTTTAAGTTTACCTTTAGCGTTAGCGAGTGTCGCAGAAACAGTGTTTGGTTTGGAAGCGGTGTTATTAGGTTTAGCTGCCAGCGCGATCGTCGGAGGACTCTTAACTTGGTGTATTGCTCATACGGGAGAAAACAATTGA
- the recO gene encoding DNA repair protein RecO, which translates to MSQTYQATGINLKGMPLGEHDRSLTILTPEYGLIRAVAGGARKYQSRLRGRSELFVVNELLLVKGRSSLHRLTQAETLYTYPKLTQSLGKLAISQYLAEIVLCFALSEQPQEELFTLLREHLHRIENCSPNPTAETLFSLLNQGIFHLLSLAGIAPQVYNCCLTQLPPDRDRAGFSYQAGGIISQGTETVNHSLNAVELNLLQQLSQATLPANFSGEIQHLQSIEKLLRNYTEYHFHYSIRAASLVDSLLHQPCRLGEVTT; encoded by the coding sequence ATGAGCCAAACCTATCAAGCAACAGGCATCAACTTAAAAGGAATGCCATTGGGAGAACACGATCGATCACTGACAATTTTAACCCCAGAATATGGTTTAATTCGAGCCGTCGCTGGGGGAGCGCGAAAATATCAATCGCGGTTACGAGGACGCAGTGAACTGTTTGTCGTCAATGAACTCTTGTTAGTGAAAGGACGATCGTCATTACACCGTCTCACCCAAGCGGAAACCTTATACACCTATCCCAAACTGACTCAAAGTTTAGGAAAACTAGCGATTAGTCAGTATTTAGCAGAAATTGTCCTTTGTTTTGCCCTCAGTGAACAACCTCAAGAGGAACTGTTTACCCTCTTGCGAGAACATTTACATCGCATTGAAAATTGTTCCCCTAATCCCACCGCAGAAACTCTTTTCTCCCTCCTGAATCAGGGAATTTTTCACCTTCTTTCCTTAGCTGGTATTGCTCCTCAAGTGTACAACTGTTGTTTAACACAACTTCCTCCTGATCGCGATCGGGCTGGGTTTAGCTATCAAGCTGGAGGAATCATCTCTCAAGGAACAGAAACCGTCAATCATTCCCTCAATGCGGTGGAATTAAATCTATTACAACAGTTATCCCAAGCCACCCTTCCAGCTAACTTCTCAGGGGAAATTCAGCATTTACAATCGATCGAGAAATTGCTACGAAATTATACGGAGTACCATTTTCACTATTCAATTCGAGCCGCGAGTTTAGTCGATAGTTTGCTCCACCAACCTTGTCGGTTAGGTGAAGTGACAACCTAA
- the deoC gene encoding deoxyribose-phosphate aldolase, with the protein MDQNIDIAPTIDHALLNPTATEEDVKQCCHQAWQHNFASVCVYPNAVRQATELLQGKAPVVCAVIGFPTGATTTASKLYEAQEAVENGATELDVVLNLGWIKGENPDRANREIAQICEETGVTIKAIIETGLLKEAEKQLAVELCLDADVAFIKTNTGWFGGATVADVQLIREIAKGQVGIKASGGIRTLEGAIALLNAGANRLGTSRGLQLLQQQKKISYPEDAES; encoded by the coding sequence ATGGATCAGAATATCGATATTGCTCCCACGATTGACCACGCCCTCTTAAACCCGACGGCGACTGAGGAGGATGTAAAACAATGTTGTCATCAAGCATGGCAACATAACTTTGCTTCGGTTTGTGTTTATCCGAATGCAGTGCGCCAAGCAACTGAATTATTACAAGGAAAAGCACCTGTTGTTTGTGCGGTGATTGGTTTTCCCACTGGAGCGACGACTACAGCGAGTAAACTTTATGAGGCACAAGAAGCGGTGGAAAATGGCGCAACAGAATTAGATGTGGTGTTGAATTTAGGATGGATTAAAGGGGAAAATCCCGATCGAGCGAACCGAGAAATTGCCCAAATTTGCGAAGAAACTGGCGTTACCATCAAAGCCATCATCGAGACGGGATTACTTAAGGAAGCGGAAAAACAGTTAGCTGTAGAACTCTGTTTAGATGCGGATGTGGCGTTTATTAAGACAAATACTGGCTGGTTTGGTGGCGCAACGGTTGCTGATGTGCAATTAATTCGGGAAATTGCGAAAGGACAAGTGGGGATCAAAGCATCAGGGGGAATCCGTACTCTAGAAGGAGCGATCGCGCTACTGAATGCGGGAGCAAACCGTTTAGGAACATCTCGTGGCTTACAATTGCTTCAACAGCAGAAAAAAATCAGTTACCCAGAGGATGCGGAAAGCTAG
- a CDS encoding Npun_F5749 family FMN-dependent PPOX-type flavoprotein — MSLAPWRSTIARSLHINRSHPDSRFFQLATITPNGEPANRTVVFRGFRDRSNELQIISDARSEKNAHLQQQPQGEICWYFTKSREQFRFSGSLTVINSENTALASLREKIWEQLSDQSRLLFFFPHPKAKRTTDAFPETPLDDIPETFTVLLFNPKKVDYLTLKGNPQNRYLYVLDDDQNWSVTEVNP; from the coding sequence ATGTCCTTAGCTCCCTGGCGTAGCACGATCGCGCGATCGTTGCACATCAACCGTTCCCACCCCGACTCTCGGTTTTTCCAACTGGCGACCATCACCCCCAACGGAGAACCAGCTAACCGTACCGTTGTTTTCCGAGGCTTCCGCGATCGGAGTAACGAATTACAAATCATCAGTGATGCTCGGAGCGAAAAAAACGCTCATCTCCAACAACAGCCTCAAGGAGAAATTTGTTGGTATTTCACCAAATCTCGCGAGCAATTTCGCTTTAGCGGTTCACTGACCGTGATTAACTCAGAAAACACCGCCTTAGCTTCCCTGCGCGAAAAAATTTGGGAACAACTTTCCGATCAATCTCGATTATTATTTTTCTTCCCGCATCCGAAAGCCAAACGCACCACAGACGCTTTCCCTGAAACCCCTCTCGATGACATCCCAGAAACCTTTACCGTGCTGCTTTTTAACCCGAAAAAAGTAGATTATTTAACCTTGAAAGGAAACCCTCAAAATCGTTATCTTTATGTACTAGACGATGATCAAAACTGGTCTGTAACTGAAGTTAACCCCTGA
- a CDS encoding YlxR family protein yields the protein MEKNYRRCLSCRRIAPKEEFLRIVRVHPSRKIQLDQGMGRSAYVCPCASCLKTAQHKNRLGRAIKAKIPPTIYQELENRINGRESSENLKSLVQ from the coding sequence ATGGAAAAAAACTATCGACGTTGTTTAAGTTGTCGGCGAATTGCTCCGAAAGAAGAATTTTTACGAATCGTGAGAGTCCATCCATCCCGAAAGATACAATTGGATCAAGGGATGGGACGATCGGCTTATGTGTGTCCTTGCGCCAGTTGCTTGAAAACAGCGCAACACAAAAACCGTTTAGGACGCGCCATCAAAGCGAAAATTCCTCCCACAATTTACCAAGAGCTTGAAAACCGCATCAACGGAAGAGAAAGCTCAGAAAACTTGAAATCGTTGGTACAATAA
- the infB gene encoding translation initiation factor IF-2: MTKVRIYDLSRELNLENKQVLDICNQLNITAKTHSNSISEADAERIRATVEKGDVIKQQQNGNGSGNARNGKKSQKSHQILEVRHNKSRVENQSSAERNGENGGDSPQLKGPPRRPEEPKYKDAGKEVKPKPKMKKPTAATVETPPSVSSESSQEIKEEKQPEKPTVEETKPTVEQETKVEQKEKVSSVTPPTPPASKSVETPSEESEGKELIGPPSKPKPPKKEGKTGDKSKKVEKPTLKSAKPKPQPQPEPKEVKEEPVEAKEAKPETKTEEKPVKPKKPVKPKMLAKPTRGKVEKEKTPPDDSDLDKTAKDDEGAEEETTDENELLLEQPKRPRPKRVDAPTRTGKKKGWEEEEEDPEKVEAKAQKKRRPKPIIEDDDEELALEEELGTTEEQSIALRSLERPPKPEALQKTASPSSPPPKAAPSKPKKNKGGSSQQSSQRNQRQEKEPEKERPESIILTEGVAVPELAEMLAVSETEIIKNLFINRGIQANITQTLELETARLVAEDLGVQVETPEEKSAATKTEMLDTEDLDHLQFRPPVITIMGHVDHGKTSLLDSIRKTKVAAGEAGGITQRTGAYHVDVEHEGETRQVVFLDTPGHEAFTSMRARGAKVTDIAVLVVAADDGVQPQTQEAISHAKAAGVPIVVAINKMDKEGAQPDRVKQELTEHELVPEEWGGNTPMVGVSAITGENLDELLEMIILVAELEELSANPDRLAKGTVIEANLDRARGPVATLLVQNGTLHVGDVIVAGPCFGKIRAMIDDRGQKVEAASPSFAVEILGLGEVPRAGDEFAVYADEKQARAIASERTAEMRSSRLQRAASSRRVTLSNVSEQAQEGELKELNLIIKADVQGSVEAIQSSLSQLPQSEVQIRVLYAAPGEVTETDVDLAAASGAVIIGFNTTLASNAKAAADREGVDVREYDIIYKLLDEIQGAMEGLLDPEEVESPLGTAEVRAVFPVGRGFAAGCYVQSGRLVRNRRMRVRRNGEVVYDGNMDSLKRVKEDAKEVQSGFECGVGSNKFNDWKEGDIIEAYEMVMKRRTLKTK; the protein is encoded by the coding sequence ATGACTAAGGTCAGAATATACGATTTGTCACGAGAATTAAACTTAGAGAATAAACAAGTATTGGACATTTGTAATCAGTTAAACATCACAGCAAAAACTCATAGTAATAGTATTTCTGAAGCTGATGCGGAGCGTATCCGAGCCACTGTGGAAAAAGGAGACGTAATCAAGCAACAGCAAAATGGAAATGGTAGCGGTAACGCTAGAAACGGTAAAAAATCCCAAAAAAGTCACCAAATATTAGAAGTCCGACACAATAAATCGCGTGTGGAAAATCAATCATCAGCAGAAAGAAACGGAGAAAACGGTGGTGATTCACCACAACTAAAAGGACCCCCTCGTCGTCCAGAAGAACCAAAATATAAGGATGCGGGAAAAGAGGTGAAACCGAAACCCAAAATGAAAAAGCCGACGGCGGCGACGGTGGAAACTCCCCCATCTGTTTCTTCAGAGTCGTCGCAGGAAATTAAAGAGGAAAAGCAACCAGAAAAACCTACTGTTGAAGAAACCAAGCCAACAGTAGAACAAGAAACAAAAGTAGAACAAAAAGAGAAGGTTTCGTCAGTGACTCCTCCGACTCCCCCAGCTTCAAAATCGGTGGAAACGCCTTCGGAAGAAAGTGAAGGGAAAGAATTAATAGGCCCCCCTAGCAAGCCAAAACCCCCGAAAAAAGAAGGAAAAACTGGCGATAAATCGAAGAAGGTAGAAAAACCCACCTTAAAGTCAGCCAAACCGAAACCACAGCCGCAACCAGAACCGAAAGAGGTTAAAGAGGAACCCGTAGAAGCGAAAGAAGCGAAACCAGAGACGAAAACAGAAGAAAAACCGGTGAAACCGAAAAAACCGGTGAAACCGAAGATGTTGGCGAAACCAACACGGGGGAAAGTAGAAAAAGAGAAGACCCCACCCGATGATTCTGATTTAGACAAAACAGCTAAAGATGATGAGGGAGCGGAAGAGGAAACAACGGATGAGAATGAGTTGTTATTAGAACAACCGAAACGTCCTCGTCCGAAACGAGTGGATGCGCCAACTCGCACTGGGAAGAAAAAAGGTTGGGAAGAAGAAGAGGAAGACCCAGAAAAAGTTGAAGCGAAAGCTCAGAAAAAACGTCGTCCGAAACCAATCATTGAGGATGATGATGAAGAGTTGGCTCTAGAAGAAGAGTTGGGAACAACAGAAGAGCAGTCCATTGCGCTGCGTTCTTTGGAACGTCCCCCGAAACCAGAGGCGTTACAAAAAACCGCTTCTCCCTCTTCTCCTCCCCCAAAAGCGGCTCCCAGTAAACCGAAGAAAAATAAAGGGGGAAGCAGTCAACAGTCTTCCCAACGGAATCAGCGTCAGGAGAAAGAGCCAGAAAAAGAACGTCCCGAAAGTATTATTTTGACGGAAGGCGTAGCTGTGCCTGAATTAGCAGAAATGCTGGCGGTGTCGGAAACGGAGATTATTAAGAATCTCTTTATTAATCGCGGCATCCAAGCCAATATTACTCAGACGCTAGAATTGGAAACCGCTCGTCTCGTGGCGGAAGATTTAGGGGTACAAGTGGAAACCCCAGAAGAAAAATCCGCAGCGACAAAAACCGAGATGCTGGATACAGAAGACTTGGATCATCTTCAGTTCCGTCCGCCAGTGATTACGATTATGGGTCACGTGGATCACGGGAAAACCAGTCTTTTGGATTCCATTCGCAAAACCAAAGTGGCGGCGGGAGAAGCAGGGGGAATTACTCAGCGCACCGGTGCGTATCATGTGGATGTGGAACATGAAGGGGAAACCCGACAGGTGGTCTTCCTTGATACTCCCGGTCACGAAGCCTTTACTTCGATGCGAGCGCGAGGCGCAAAGGTGACGGATATTGCTGTTTTAGTGGTGGCTGCAGATGATGGGGTACAACCACAAACCCAAGAGGCGATTAGTCACGCCAAAGCGGCAGGCGTTCCCATTGTGGTGGCGATTAATAAGATGGATAAGGAGGGAGCGCAACCCGATCGCGTGAAGCAAGAGTTGACGGAACATGAGTTAGTTCCCGAAGAATGGGGTGGTAATACGCCGATGGTTGGTGTCAGTGCGATTACAGGGGAAAATTTAGATGAATTGCTGGAAATGATTATTCTGGTTGCTGAATTAGAAGAACTTTCTGCAAACCCCGATCGACTGGCAAAAGGAACGGTGATTGAGGCGAATCTCGATCGCGCTCGTGGTCCCGTTGCGACATTACTGGTGCAAAATGGCACATTGCACGTGGGAGATGTGATAGTCGCAGGGCCCTGTTTCGGTAAAATTCGCGCCATGATTGACGATCGCGGTCAAAAAGTCGAAGCAGCGAGTCCCTCTTTTGCCGTGGAAATCCTCGGTTTAGGAGAAGTTCCCAGAGCAGGAGACGAGTTTGCTGTGTATGCGGACGAAAAACAAGCTCGTGCGATCGCATCCGAACGGACGGCGGAAATGCGAAGTTCTCGCCTCCAACGGGCAGCAAGTTCTCGTCGGGTAACACTCAGTAATGTGTCTGAACAGGCGCAAGAAGGGGAACTCAAAGAACTGAATTTGATCATCAAAGCCGATGTTCAAGGGTCAGTGGAAGCGATCCAAAGTTCCTTATCGCAACTCCCGCAAAGTGAAGTGCAAATCCGCGTTTTATATGCAGCGCCTGGGGAAGTCACCGAAACCGACGTTGACCTGGCGGCTGCCAGTGGTGCGGTGATTATTGGGTTTAATACCACCCTTGCTTCTAACGCCAAAGCGGCGGCCGATCGAGAAGGGGTAGATGTGCGAGAATACGACATCATCTATAAACTTCTAGATGAGATTCAAGGCGCAATGGAAGGTCTTCTTGATCCTGAAGAAGTGGAATCGCCATTAGGAACAGCAGAAGTGCGAGCAGTGTTCCCTGTGGGGCGCGGTTTCGCAGCTGGTTGTTATGTCCAGTCTGGGCGCTTAGTGCGTAATCGAAGGATGCGAGTGCGTCGGAACGGAGAAGTGGTCTATGACGGCAATATGGACTCCCTGAAACGGGTGAAAGAAGATGCCAAAGAGGTTCAATCAGGTTTTGAATGTGGTGTCGGTTCTAACAAGTTCAATGATTGGAAAGAGGGAGACATCATCGAGGCTTACGAAATGGTGATGAAACGTCGCACTTTGAAGACTAAATAA
- a CDS encoding low-complexity tail membrane protein, with the protein MYKKEPYLWIHLAGLAILPLWLELVWLGIAAGKPIFPLFIELAIVAAVGTIPITLMQWVRPFDIYSVLLLALQPDQLSEPQRQILKGFKTAKHRILTGLGAIGLLVGLWFIARYAPLVATISPFPNHAIGLAVAAFAFLASNLFLQVPLSVIGILITSGEQLAQFTPDPPEEITSNYFVPGFRVKQILPNIKPDLESN; encoded by the coding sequence ATGTATAAAAAAGAACCTTATTTATGGATTCATTTGGCAGGATTAGCAATTCTTCCTCTATGGTTAGAATTGGTGTGGTTAGGAATCGCTGCGGGAAAACCGATTTTTCCTCTGTTTATTGAGTTAGCGATCGTGGCAGCAGTGGGAACGATTCCCATTACCTTGATGCAGTGGGTGCGACCGTTTGATATTTATAGCGTCCTTTTACTTGCCTTACAACCCGATCAGTTGAGTGAACCGCAACGACAGATTTTAAAGGGCTTTAAGACGGCAAAACACCGCATTTTAACGGGGTTAGGCGCGATCGGGCTGTTGGTGGGATTATGGTTCATTGCTCGTTACGCGCCATTAGTGGCGACCATTAGCCCTTTTCCTAATCACGCGATCGGATTAGCAGTGGCGGCGTTTGCGTTTTTGGCGAGTAATTTATTTTTACAAGTTCCCCTCAGCGTTATTGGTATTTTGATCACCAGTGGGGAACAATTAGCCCAGTTTACCCCTGATCCCCCTGAAGAAATCACCAGTAACTATTTTGTCCCTGGCTTCCGAGTGAAACAGATTCTGCCTAACATTAAACCTGATCTAGAATCAAATTAG
- a CDS encoding slr1306 family protein has translation MAVQLRKPILVTGVGLSFLLWIGSTIQDSLSGFGELGIPTAIALGTGFWWLKSRRKAQTPSPVALPEIDQKAVESAIEQVQKILDQIRTDAPETELSSLQKRLEELPQNLDRATLNIAITGGKNVGKTRLKEALTVSNHNIIETSALYQNDDQSDAIENSILQREIAIFIVNGDLTDSEYQTLNQWKQLQQKTLVVFNKQDHYSPEQQAVILKQLKTRLSETFPESNLITTTADPAPIKVRKFKTDNSQEEWLETPSPEIETLQTHLNHLLNEEKTTLLYQSTWRKAQLLKKEAKTILNAIRRQRSLPYIEQYQWIAAGTAFANPVSSLDLLATAAINTQLVFDLGKIYQQKFSWQQAQTVAGTLGKQMVQLGLVEFSTQTITSLLKTNAVTYVAGGTVQGFSAAYLTRIAGLSLIEYFQEQEISETTGEGFNLNRLQEKIKQVFQNNQRTALLKNLLQQGKERLFKGNQVTAI, from the coding sequence ATGGCGGTGCAACTACGAAAACCAATTTTAGTGACGGGTGTGGGGTTATCTTTTTTGTTGTGGATTGGTTCGACCATTCAAGATTCCTTAAGTGGTTTTGGAGAATTAGGAATTCCCACCGCGATCGCGCTAGGAACAGGATTTTGGTGGCTCAAATCACGAAGAAAAGCCCAAACGCCTTCGCCAGTGGCGTTACCAGAAATTGATCAGAAAGCCGTAGAAAGCGCGATCGAGCAGGTGCAAAAGATTTTAGATCAAATTCGCACCGACGCACCCGAAACCGAGCTTTCCTCACTGCAAAAGCGTCTGGAGGAACTTCCCCAAAACCTCGATCGAGCCACCTTAAACATCGCCATCACTGGCGGCAAAAATGTCGGGAAAACCCGCTTAAAAGAAGCGCTGACGGTAAGTAATCACAATATTATAGAAACCTCGGCACTTTATCAGAATGATGATCAAAGCGACGCGATCGAAAACAGCATTCTGCAGCGTGAAATTGCGATATTTATCGTCAACGGCGATCTCACCGACTCCGAATATCAAACCCTAAACCAGTGGAAACAACTGCAACAAAAAACCCTAGTTGTCTTCAACAAACAAGATCATTATTCTCCCGAACAACAAGCCGTCATCCTCAAACAACTAAAAACGCGGTTAAGTGAAACCTTCCCTGAAAGCAATCTTATCACCACCACCGCCGACCCCGCACCGATCAAAGTACGAAAATTCAAAACCGACAACAGCCAGGAAGAATGGCTAGAAACCCCTTCACCTGAAATTGAGACCTTACAAACCCACTTAAACCACCTTCTCAACGAAGAAAAAACAACCCTCCTCTATCAAAGCACCTGGCGTAAAGCGCAACTACTGAAAAAAGAAGCAAAAACCATCCTTAACGCAATTCGTCGTCAGCGTTCCCTCCCTTATATCGAACAATATCAATGGATTGCCGCCGGAACCGCATTTGCCAACCCAGTCAGTAGTTTAGACTTACTCGCCACCGCAGCCATTAACACCCAGCTTGTCTTCGACTTAGGGAAAATCTACCAACAAAAATTCTCTTGGCAGCAAGCGCAAACCGTAGCGGGAACACTGGGAAAACAGATGGTACAGTTAGGTTTAGTGGAATTTTCCACCCAAACCATAACCAGCCTATTAAAAACCAACGCCGTCACTTATGTTGCGGGTGGAACAGTCCAAGGATTTAGCGCCGCTTATCTTACCCGTATTGCGGGTTTAAGTCTCATTGAATACTTCCAAGAACAAGAAATTAGCGAGACAACAGGAGAAGGATTCAATCTCAACCGACTCCAAGAAAAAATCAAGCAAGTCTTCCAAAACAATCAACGGACAGCTTTATTAAAAAATCTATTGCAGCAAGGAAAAGAGCGATTATTCAAAGGTAATCAAGTAACTGCAATTTAG